One Amaranthus tricolor cultivar Red isolate AtriRed21 chromosome 1, ASM2621246v1, whole genome shotgun sequence DNA window includes the following coding sequences:
- the LOC130807834 gene encoding uncharacterized protein LOC130807834 yields MYNSVRILVGPKEVNFSSIYANLNSIPVLTGTNFKEWKENVRITLGCMDLDLALRVEQPPSLTNNSTAEDKRFYEKWDRSNRLSLMIIKRGIPESFRGVVSDEVTNVKDFLTEIEKRFIKSDKAEISLLLSSFTSKRYSGKGNIREYIMEMSHIVSKLKTLKIEISEDILLHIILNSLPNAFDPFMVSYNCQREKWSLNELISFWVQEEERLRRNKTESAHLASNTKDKGKKRKKIPYKDEAGKGPE; encoded by the exons ATGTATAATTCTGTGCGAATATTAGTCGGCCCAAAGGAAG TTAATTTTTCAAGTATATATGCCAACTTGAACTCTATTCCAGTCCTAACCGGTACTAATTTTAAGGAATGGAAAGAGAATGTTCGAATTACTCTAGGTTGCATGGATCTAGACTTGGCATTAAGAGTAGAACAACCCCCTTCTCTTACAAATAATAGTACCGCTGAGGATAAAAGGTTCTATGAGAAGTGGGATCGCTCGAATCGCCTAAGTCTAATGATCATAAAGCGCGGCATTCCAGAATCTTTTAGGGGCGTTGTGTCCGATGAGGTTACAAATGTCAAGGATTTCCTTACTGAAATTGAGAAACGCTTTATTAAAAGCGATAAGGCGGAAATAAGCTTGTTGTTAAGCAGCTTTACTTCCAAAAGATATTCAGGAAAAGGAAACATAAGGGAGTACATTATGGAAATGTCTCATATTGTTTCAAAACTCAAGACATTAAAGATCGAAATATCAGAAGATATCCTCTTACATATAATCTTGAACTCTCTCCCAAATGCATTTGATCCCTTCATGGTCAGTTACAACTGTCAAAGGGAGAAATGGTCTCTTAATGAGCTCATTTCATTCTGGGTGCAAGAGGAAGAGAGGTTGAGACGAAATAAGACAGAGAGTGCTCATCTGGCTAGTAACACTAAAGATAAAggtaaaaagagaaagaaaattcCCTATAAGGATGAAGCTGGTAAAGGTCCTGAGTAG